From one Vicinamibacterales bacterium genomic stretch:
- a CDS encoding purine-nucleoside phosphorylase: MAYYEQAADAAAFVKGKAGAMPDVAVVLGSGLGDFVERVRHAVILPYGQIPNWPPSGVVGHAGQLVLGELCGKRVAVLAGRAHYYEGHDLKRSTFPIRVLGLLGVKTVILTNAAGGINTAFESGALMVIDDHINLMGTNPLVGPNDDRFGPRFPDMTDAYSKRLRAIADAAARARGVTVAHGVYAALHGPSYETPAEIRYLRAIGADAVGMSTAPETIVARHMGIEVLAISCITNMAAGVLDAPLNHAEVMATAARVKDQFIALLEGVIEGVGADAVSLG, encoded by the coding sequence ATGGCCTACTACGAGCAGGCGGCGGACGCAGCGGCGTTCGTGAAGGGCAAGGCTGGCGCCATGCCAGACGTGGCGGTGGTCCTCGGTTCCGGCCTCGGCGATTTCGTCGAGCGGGTGAGGCACGCGGTGATCCTGCCGTACGGCCAGATCCCCAATTGGCCGCCGTCGGGCGTCGTCGGTCATGCCGGCCAGTTGGTGCTCGGTGAGTTGTGCGGGAAACGTGTGGCGGTGCTCGCCGGCCGCGCCCACTACTACGAGGGCCACGACCTGAAGCGTTCGACGTTTCCAATCCGAGTGCTCGGGTTGCTCGGCGTCAAGACGGTGATCCTGACGAACGCGGCGGGCGGAATCAACACGGCCTTCGAATCGGGCGCGCTGATGGTGATCGACGATCACATCAACCTGATGGGCACCAACCCTCTCGTGGGGCCGAACGACGACAGGTTCGGTCCCCGGTTCCCGGACATGACCGACGCGTATTCGAAGCGCCTGCGGGCGATTGCGGATGCGGCGGCGCGGGCGCGCGGCGTGACAGTGGCCCACGGGGTGTACGCGGCGCTGCACGGCCCGAGCTACGAGACGCCGGCCGAGATCCGGTATCTGCGGGCGATCGGGGCCGACGCGGTCGGGATGTCCACGGCGCCCGAGACGATCGTGGCCCGCCACATGGGCATCGAGGTCCTGGCGATCTCCTGCATCACCAACATGGCGGCCGGCGTGCTCGACGCGCCGCTGAACCACGCCGAGGTGATGGCGACCGCGGCGCGCGTGAAGGACCAGTTCATCGCGCTGCTCGAAGGA